CCAGGAGTACATCCGCCGGTTCGAGCGGGAGTACCCCGACCTCGTCGACTCCCTGCCGGACCGTCAGCTCGTCTACGCGCCCATCGGGGACGACGCGGCGGAGGACTACCGCCGGGCGATGTACGGCGCGGCCAACTTCGCGTGGGCCAACCGCCAGGCGATGACCCAGGCCGTCCGACGGACGTTCCGCGAGCTGTTCGGGGTCGACGAGGACGAGGTCGAACTCGTCTACGACGTCTGTCACAACATCGCCAAGGAGGAGACTCACGAGGTCGACGGCGAGCGGAAGGACCTGCTCGTCCACCGCAAGGGCGCGACGCGGGCCTTCCCCGCCGGACACCCGCAGGTCCCCGCCGCCTACCGCGACGCGGGCCAGCCCGTCCTCCTCCCGGGGAGCATGGGCACGCACTCCTACGTCCTCGCGGGCGGCGAGCGCTCGATGGAACTCTCCTTCGGCTCGACCGCCCACGGCGCGGGCCGCCTGAAGTCGCGCACCCAGGCGAAGAAGGACTACACGGCGGGCGACCTCAAACAGCGCCTCCGCGGCGAGGGCGTCTACGTCAAGGCCCGCTCCGGCGCGACCGTCGCCGAGGAGGCCCCCGGCGCGTACAAGGACGTGGACGAGGTCGTCCGCGTCAGCGACCGCCTCGGCATCGGGACGAAGGTCGCGCGGATGCGCCCCGTGGCGAACATCAAGGGGTGACGGCTCGCCTCCGTCGGACGGACGCCTACGACGTCGAGACGCCTCGCGCCGCCTCCTCGCGCAGGAACGACTCGTACAGCGCGCCGCCGTCGGGTACGCCGCGCAGGCTCACCGCGGGGTTCACGTCGACGACGTAGGGCGGCCCCCGCTCGACCCGGAGGACGTCCACCTCGCAGAGGGCGAGCCCCAGCGCGTCGCTCACCCGGCGGACGAGGTCGACCGTCCCAGGGGGCGGGTCGACGGGTCGCGGGTCCGCTTCGTCGTCGGCCGAGACGACGCACGTCGCCTCGCCGATCCGGTAGCACTTGTACGGCACCCCGTCAGAGACGAGCGCCTCGACGAACCGTTCGCCCGCGAAGTCGATCGGCCCGCCGTCGATCACGCGGTGGTCGTGGTCGGCGTCGACGAACTCGTACCGCCGCTTCGCGATCACGGGGAGATCGAGCGAGATCGCCCCTGCGGGCCCCCACTCGAACCGGGGGACGCGGACCCCGAGATCGCGGAGGAGCCGTCCGCGCGCGAGGCGGTCGCAGGCGAGTCGCGCCCCGTCGGCCGCGTTGACGGTTCGGACGCCCGCGAGGTCGGCGCGGCGCATGTCCGCGAGCGAGGCGGGCGTGCACCGCGCGACGTGGAGGCAGTCGAGGTCGTACCGCCAGAGGTCGGGGTGGGCCTCGAACGCGTCCAGGCGCACCACGTCGGCCCACGCCTCCATCGCGCGGAAGAGCCGCCGCTTTACGGGATTCGCGCGCGCGTCGAACCGGTAGGAGACGCCGACTCGCGGGCGGTTCATCCCGTACACTATCGTCGGCCGTCGACTTCAGCCTCCCGACCGTGGGCCTTTATCCGCCGAGCGCCTACTGTCACCTATGTCCGAACCCGAGACGCACGACCTGCCGCGGAGCGACGAGGAGTGGCGCGAGGTGCTGACCGACGAGGAGTACCGCGTGCTGCGAGAGCAGGGGACGGAGCCGAAGTTCACCGGCGAGTTCATCGGCAAGGGCGACGAGGGGACCTACGTCTGCGCCGGTTGCGGGGCCGAGCTGTTCGACTCGGAGACGAAGTTCGACCGCGAGGGCTCCGGCTGGCCCTCCTTCTACGACGCGGACGAGGACGCGATCGAACTCCGCCGCGACACGAGCCACGGGATGGTCCGCACGGAGGTCGTCTGCGCGAACTGCGGCGGCCACCTCGGGCACGTCTTCGACGACGGGCCCGACCCCACGGGTAAGCGCTTCTGCATCAACTCCGTCGCGCTGGACTTCGAGGGCGAAGGGGAGCGCGACAGTGCCGGGAACGGGGCCGGCGACGCGTGAACGGAGCGGGCACCTACACCCTCCTCGTCCGCCTGCCGACGGCCGCCCGCGTCGCGTTCGGCGCGGCGGGCGAGCGGGCGCTCTCGGCGGGCTGGTACGCCTACACGGGGAGCGCCCTCGGCCCCGGCGGGTTCTCGCGGGTCGACCGGCACCGCGAACTCGCCCGCGGCGAGCGCGACGGTCGCCACTGGCACGTCGATTACCTCCTCGGGCACCCCGCGGCGTCGATCGAGGCGGCCGTCACGACCGACGGCGAGGATCGGGAGTGCGCCGTCGCGCGGGCGCTCGCGGACGGCGATACCGCCGCACCCGTGCCCGGCCTCGGCGCGTCGGACTGCGACTGCGACACTCATCTCGTCTTCGCGCCGGAGCGCGCCCCGCTGGAGCGCTCGGTGCGCGCCGCCCACCGGTCGGCGCGAGCGTGAGATCACCGCGACTGCGAGCGGTGTCGGAGCGCGAGGACGACGCCGACCGTTGCGATCGCGAGGTAGATCGCCGGGCCGTTTGTTTTCGGAACGTAGAGCGCGACTGCCGCCGCCGCGAGTGCACCGAGCGCCGCGACGGCGCTCGCGACGTGCCTCGCCTCCGGTCCACTGACGTACCGGACCGCTACGGCGGCGGTACCTCCTAGCATGAATGTTCCCAGCGGAATCGTGTAGAGGACGAGCGAACCGACCCCGCCGAGCAACAGCAGGAGGCCGATCGCCGGGAGCAGGCGACGCCGGATCGTACGCGGGGAGACGCGCCTCGACGAGAGCAGGACGGTTAGCACCAACAGGACGGACGCGAGGACGACGGCGACGGTCCCCAGTTCGAAGACGACTATCAGAGCGAGAACAGCGACTGCGACGGGTATCCCCAACGCTTGCGGATACCGGATTTCGTCGCCGATGCTCATGGGCGATGGGCGGACTGAGTCACGATAAATGTGAGGACGGATTCCGGTCGTCTCGCCCCGGCAGCGTGGGCCTGGCGAGGGCGTTCTGCTCACGTCCCGCCGCTAGTCGTACGTGTACCCCTCGAACCCGCGGACGGCGACGCGAACGCCGACGGCCGCCGCGACGCACCCGAGGACGGCCGCGAGCGCCAGCCCCGCCGCGAGGATCGCGGTCGATCCGACGCCGAGGAGTTCCGAGAGGACGGCGCGCGCGACGGGGGCGCTCGCGACCAGCGCCGGGAGGCCGGCGAGCGAGAGGACGAGCGAGTAGGCGGCGAAGGCGAACAGGCTCGGGACGACCGCCTCGCGGCTCCGGCTCAGCCGGACCGTCCCGAGGCGGGGAAAGAGCGTCCCCGCGCCCGTCGCGATGCCCGTCGCCGCGAGCGGGAGGACGACGGCCGTGACCGCGACCGCGAGGAGGCCGACCGCCCCCAGCCCGCCCGCGACGCCCAGGCCGACCGCGAGCAGGGCCGTAAGCGGGACGCCGACGAGCGCGCCCGCCAGGCAGACGCCGGCGACGAACGTCCGCCCGGTCACGGGCGTCGTGAGCGTCACCGGCAGCACCGGTCCCTCGTCGCCGACCGGGTTGAGCGAGAAGGCCGCGCCGGTCGCCCACGCGCCGTAGAACGCGACGATCGCGGCGAGTTCCGGCGGCACCTCGCCGGACGTGAGCCCCTGCGAGAGGGGTGCCCAGAGGAAGAACAGCGGGTAGACGACGTACTGCAGTCGCAGGGGGTTGCGCCTGGCGCGGAGCCAGCTCTTTCGCGCGATGCGCGCCACGGGCCGCGGGATCCCCGCCACGTCGCCCATCCCGGAGGACCCCTCGCTCCGCGTCTCGGGCTGGACGGGGTCGTCGTACCACAGCGCTTCGGCGAGGCGACCGCAGGCCCAGCCGAGCGTCGGCACCGCGAGGGCGGTCGCGGCGACGGCACCCCCCGCCCGGAGCGCGCTCGCCCCGGCGACCGTCCCGTAGAAACCGAGGTCGGCGAACCAGCCCAGCGGCGTCGCGGCCACGACGTCGAGGATCGGCTCGAACGCCGACGCCGAGTCGCCGCTCGTGACGGTCGCGAAGTAGGCGAGAAACAGCGCCACGGCGACGGGCGTGCGATAGCGCGAGAGCGTCTCGGAGCGCGCGATCGCGAGGCGCACGAGGAGGCCGAGGGCGAACCCGACGAGCACGCCGAGGGCGACGAGCGCGACGACCGTCGCCAGCAGGAGCGCCGCGGCCAGGGGTGCGCTCGCCCCGACGCCGAAGGCGACGGCCATCCCGAACGCGGGCAGGCCGGGCAGCAGCAGCGCGACCAGGAACTCCACGAGAAGGGTCCCGGCGACGACCTCTCGGTGCGGGACGGCCGTCAGCAACCCGTCGAGGTTCGGCGGGTTCGCCGTCTGTTGCACGGCGCGGAGCGCGGTGATGAACGCGGCGAACCCGAACAGCCCTGTGACGACGAACCGGACGATCCGCATCGGGACCTCCGCCTCGCCCGCCGCGACCGCCCCGGCGAAGACGTACACCCCAGCGACCCCGCCGACGAACACGAGCCCCCCGAACAGCGCGGCGACGGCGAGCGCGAGGAGTTGCCCCCTCCGCCCCCGCATCGATCGCGTCCGTCGGACGATCTCGGTACGGACGAGCAGCCGAACGCGCCGAACGCGCGCGGCCCGGGGGTCGGAGCCACCCGTCTCGCCCGCCGCGCTCGCCGCGCTCATCGCGCCCGCTCCGCCCCGTCGGGGCGGACGAGGTCGGCGTCCTGGGTGACCTCCAGGAAGACGTCCTCCAGGGTTCGTCCCTCCCCTTCGCCATCGCCCTCACCGTCGCGAGCGTCGCCGTCGACGCTCTCCGCCGCCCGCCGCTTGAGCACCTCGGGCGGTCCCTCGGCGACGAGGTCGCCGTCGAACAGCACGCCCACCGTGTCGGCGAGTTCGTCGACGACCGGGAGGACGTGCGTCGAGAGAAACACCGTCGCGTCGCCCGCGGCGAGGTCGGCGATCGTGTCGCGGACGGTGCGCGCCGCGCGCGGATCCAGCCCCGCGGTCGGCTCGTCGAGGAAGATCACGGCGGGGCGGTGGAGGATCGCCTGGATGATGCCCGCCTTCTGCTTCATCCCCTTCGAGTACGTCGAGATGCGCTTGTCGGCGTCCTCGTCGAGGGAGAACCGCTCCAGGAGTTCCCCGATCCGCGCACTCGCCTCCTCGTTCGGGATGTCGCGCAGTCCGGCGACGTACTCGAGTTGCTCGCGCCCGGTGAGTTCGTCGTACAGCGGCGGGGCGTCGGGGAGGTAGCCGATCCGCCGGGTGACCGCCCGGCGGTCGGCGATCGGCTGACCGTCGATGCGGGCCTCCCCCGCCGTCGGGCGCAGGAGGGTGGTCAACATGCGGATCGTCGTCGTCTTCCCGGCTCCGTTCGGGCCGAGAAAGCCGTAGACGGTGCCGTGGGGGACGGCGAGGTCGAGGCCCTCGACGGCGATCTCGTCGCCGTACCGCTTCGAGAGCCCCGTCGCCTCGATCGCGAACGGGGACATGCGTCCGCGTGGTGATCCGCCGGCGGCAAATACCTGCCCATTCAGTGAGTGTGCGACTACTCACAGTCGGGGGCGACGGCTCGCGGGCGGGGCGGCCGGAACCGCCGACTTCCGCACGCGACCGCAATCGCAATGGGTCAGCGCCCCTCGATGCCGCCATGGACGACAGCGACGCCGACGCCGACGCCGACGACTTCCCCTTCACGACCGAGATTCCGGTCCGCTACCGTGACCTCGACACGCTGAACCACGTGAACAACTCCGTCTACAGCACGTACCTCGAACAGGGGCGCATCGAGTACCTCCAGGAGGTGGTCGGCATCGACGCCGGGCCCCAGATGGTGCTCGTGCACGTGGAGGCCGACTACCGCGCGCCGATCCACCTCGGGCAGACGGCCCGCGTCGACGTCCGCGTGAGCGACCTCGGGACGTCGAGCTTCACCTTCGACTACCGGGTGCGCACCGACGAGGGCGTCGCGCTCACGGGCGAGACGGTGCAGGTGAGCGTCGACCCCGAGACCGGGGAGCCGCGGCCGCTGCCCGACGACTGGCGGGCGGCGATTCAGGAGTTCGAGTCCCAGAACTGATCCAGTCCGAGGTCGAGCATGTCGGGGCTCACCCGGGCGAACTCGGCGCGCTCGGCCTCGCCCAGCAGGTCGTTCACCGACCGCGGCGCGTCGGGGAGGTAGCGGCGGTCGAGCAGGACGCGCACGCCCGTCTCGTCGTGACCGCGGAGGACGCGCCCGAACGCCTGGCGCGCCTTGCGGACGGCGGGCACCTGCACGGCGGTCTCGAACCCGTCTGCGAAGGTCCGGTCGTAGGCGTTGGTCACCGCCCGCATCCGGGGCGCGGCGGTGTTGGCGTAGGGGACGCCGACGGTCGCGGCGCAGTGGAGGCGGCGACCGCGGTAGTCGACGCCCTCGGTGACGGTGCCGCGTGCGCTCGTGACCAGCACGCGGTGGATGCCGTCGTCCTGGAAGAACCGCGAGAGCATGGCGTCGGTCTCGGAACTGTCAGACGACCGGTCCCGGAGGACGGGCTTCGAGACGCGCTCGCGGAGGTACTCGACCGCCCACTCCGCCTCGCGGTAGGAGGGCAGACAGAGCAGGACGTTGCCGTGACCGCGCGCGAGGCTGACGAGCGCGCTCGCGTACGCCCGACGGGTGGGCGTCATCTCGTCGTAGTCGGCGACCGGCGGGCCGCGCTCGCGGTAGGTGAAGGGCGGCAGGTCCACGACCCAGCTCGCCCGGTTCGACGCGGGGAAGGCGAGGTCGTAGCTCGCGGTCTCGACGCGCCGGGGGTCGCGCTCCTCGGATCCCTCGGCGAGCAGGTCGAGGCCGCTGACCCGACGGTAGACGTCGAAGGGTTCGAGCGTCGCGGACATGAGCACGCCCCCGGCGAGGTCGTCGAAGGTCCGGGCCAGGGGCTCCTGGGGGATGCAGTTGTAGAGCGAGAGCGAGGCGTTGTACGCGCTCGCCCAGTCGGGGAGGGTGGTGTCCTCGACTGCCTTCTCCGCGTACTCCAGTTCGATCTCCCGGAAGTACGTCGCGTGCCCGGCGGTCCCCCAGCGCCACAGGAGGGTGCCGACGGCGTCGCAGACGGGGGTCCGGTCCGTCTGCCCGTCGTTCTCGTGGACGGCGGCGGCGACGTGCCCGACGTCGCGCAGCCGTAACCAGACGTCGTCGGAAAACTCCCCGCTCGCGGCCTCGGTCAGCCGGTCCACCTCGACCGTCTCGGGGTCGCGCAGGGGGAGTTCGTGGTCGTCATCGGGGAGCGACCCCTCGCGGAACGCGCGCTGCCAGTCGCCGTACTCCTCGCTGAGGTAGTCGGAGACCTCGTCGTCGATGGCCGCCGCGAGCCACTCCAGGAACGACTGGGCGGTCCGGAGGTCCCGCTCGTCGACGCCGGAGAACTCCGACAGCGTCCGCCGGGCGTGTCGCCGGTGGGCCTCGGGGTCCGCGCCCGGCGCGCCGCCCGTCCCGGAGAGGTACTCGCGGACGAGCGCGACGTCGCGGTGGGCGGTGCGGATCGCGTGCAGCGAGAGCGTCTCCGAGAGGAGGTCGCGCACGCGCTCCTCGAGCATGTGCGCCTCGTCGACCACGAGGAGCGTCCCGTCGTCGAGGACGCCCGCCTTCTCGCGGGTCAGGCGGCGCGTCTTCGGGTCGAACGCGTGGTTGTAGTTGCCGATCAGCACGTCCGCGTCGCCCATCAGCGCCGCCATCGCCTCGTGGGGGCAGACGCCTCGATCGACGGCGGCGCGCACGGTCGCCTCCGCATCGAGGACGTTCCGCTCGCCCGCCGAGAAGTCGAAGCCGACCCACCCCTCGTCGGCGAAGAACCGCGCGTAGAACGGATCGAAGCGACCGGACTCGTCTGTGAGGGGGTCGGCCTCGTCGGCGTCGGCGAGCACGTCGCGGGTGTGCGGCGGCTCCGCCGGGTAGGGGGCGGTCGCGCCCGCCGTCTCCAGGCGCTCGCCGGGGAGGTCCTCGACCAGCCGACAGAGCGCCTCGGCGCGCAGCGGGTCGTACCAGGGGGTCTCCTCGTCGCGCTCGCCGCGGTGCTCGGGACAGCGCGCCTCGGAGTAGGAGAGCCGATCGCAGCCGTCGGCCCCGCAGACCTCGATGCGGCCGTCGAGCGCCCCCGGCGACACGTCGAGGGACGCCTCTGACTCCCGGCTCACGAGCCGCGCCGTCAGCTCGCGCATGTCCGAGGAGGCGTCGTGGACGCCGCGGTCGGCCGGGAGGGCGTCCGCGCGGGCGTAGGGGAGGAGATCGCGCTTGCCCACGAGGACGAGGCCGTCGAACGGCTCGTCGCGCTCGGCGTTGAGCGTGCGCACCTCGGTGACGAACTGCCTGAGTTGC
The Halomarina pelagica DNA segment above includes these coding regions:
- a CDS encoding ABC transporter ATP-binding protein yields the protein MSPFAIEATGLSKRYGDEIAVEGLDLAVPHGTVYGFLGPNGAGKTTTIRMLTTLLRPTAGEARIDGQPIADRRAVTRRIGYLPDAPPLYDELTGREQLEYVAGLRDIPNEEASARIGELLERFSLDEDADKRISTYSKGMKQKAGIIQAILHRPAVIFLDEPTAGLDPRAARTVRDTIADLAAGDATVFLSTHVLPVVDELADTVGVLFDGDLVAEGPPEVLKRRAAESVDGDARDGEGDGEGEGRTLEDVFLEVTQDADLVRPDGAERAR
- a CDS encoding ATP-dependent DNA helicase, with product MSDSAETRYDADQRTVPRADLDAAWRDLFPFDPYPQQVDGVERAREVMGDGGYLLLEGACGTGKTLIALVAGLQAVRDGVGERVFAVTPVKQQLRQFVTEVRTLNAERDEPFDGLVLVGKRDLLPYARADALPADRGVHDASSDMRELTARLVSRESEASLDVSPGALDGRIEVCGADGCDRLSYSEARCPEHRGERDEETPWYDPLRAEALCRLVEDLPGERLETAGATAPYPAEPPHTRDVLADADEADPLTDESGRFDPFYARFFADEGWVGFDFSAGERNVLDAEATVRAAVDRGVCPHEAMAALMGDADVLIGNYNHAFDPKTRRLTREKAGVLDDGTLLVVDEAHMLEERVRDLLSETLSLHAIRTAHRDVALVREYLSGTGGAPGADPEAHRRHARRTLSEFSGVDERDLRTAQSFLEWLAAAIDDEVSDYLSEEYGDWQRAFREGSLPDDDHELPLRDPETVEVDRLTEAASGEFSDDVWLRLRDVGHVAAAVHENDGQTDRTPVCDAVGTLLWRWGTAGHATYFREIELEYAEKAVEDTTLPDWASAYNASLSLYNCIPQEPLARTFDDLAGGVLMSATLEPFDVYRRVSGLDLLAEGSEERDPRRVETASYDLAFPASNRASWVVDLPPFTYRERGPPVADYDEMTPTRRAYASALVSLARGHGNVLLCLPSYREAEWAVEYLRERVSKPVLRDRSSDSSETDAMLSRFFQDDGIHRVLVTSARGTVTEGVDYRGRRLHCAATVGVPYANTAAPRMRAVTNAYDRTFADGFETAVQVPAVRKARQAFGRVLRGHDETGVRVLLDRRYLPDAPRSVNDLLGEAERAEFARVSPDMLDLGLDQFWDSNS
- the msrB gene encoding peptide-methionine (R)-S-oxide reductase MsrB, giving the protein MSEPETHDLPRSDEEWREVLTDEEYRVLREQGTEPKFTGEFIGKGDEGTYVCAGCGAELFDSETKFDREGSGWPSFYDADEDAIELRRDTSHGMVRTEVVCANCGGHLGHVFDDGPDPTGKRFCINSVALDFEGEGERDSAGNGAGDA
- a CDS encoding GIY-YIG nuclease family protein yields the protein MNGAGTYTLLVRLPTAARVAFGAAGERALSAGWYAYTGSALGPGGFSRVDRHRELARGERDGRHWHVDYLLGHPAASIEAAVTTDGEDRECAVARALADGDTAAPVPGLGASDCDCDTHLVFAPERAPLERSVRAAHRSARA
- a CDS encoding acyl-CoA thioesterase, with amino-acid sequence MDDSDADADADDFPFTTEIPVRYRDLDTLNHVNNSVYSTYLEQGRIEYLQEVVGIDAGPQMVLVHVEADYRAPIHLGQTARVDVRVSDLGTSSFTFDYRVRTDEGVALTGETVQVSVDPETGEPRPLPDDWRAAIQEFESQN